The DNA segment AGATAGCCCGTGCGTGATGTGCTGGGCGGAGAGGATCACGATGATCGCTATCAGCCTTATCGCGCTTTTTATCCTTAGATACGGCCTAAGACCCGGCTACGTCGCGGCGCTTTTGCTGATGGCTTGTTGGGGGATGTTCAACGGCTTTATCCATTATAGCCTTGACGGTACGTTCGGCGGCTACCTCGACATAAAACAGGGCTTCGGGCTTGAAATTTTAGGCGCGCACACGCAGCTTTGGGTCATTGTCGTAGATTTTTGCGTGATCGCATTTTTGGCGGTCATATTTTTATGTAGCAAAAATTTAGGCGAGATAATGAAAAAGAGCGCGAGCGGCGAATATGGCGAGTTTTTGCGATATCTGCCTCTCGGCAAGATTGCAAATTTAATCTTCATCGTCATCATAGCCGCAAACTGCGCGCAGGCTTTCATCGTCTCAGGCCCGCCGCCGTATCTGGGCTCTAGCACGCCGGCTAGACTAAGTCTTGATCCCGCCAAATGGTTTTGGGAAAAAGATCACTGGCAAAGTGCGCTTGATTTTAGATTTGATTGGAATCCGGAGCTTCCGGATCTGCCAAACTGAGGAGCAAAAAGATGAAAAAGCTGATAATTTTTGCGGCGCTAGCGGCTCTGGCGTTTGGGTTTGAGTTTAACCTCGATAGCAAAGCAGGCGCGCTTGAGGGCGTGAAAGAGCTCGGTACGCCGAGTGCGGAAGTGAGCCTAAGCTTACAAAACGACGCGCCGATTACGGGAGCGGACTACGACGCAGATAAAAAGCAGTTCGCGCTGATTTCTAAAAATAACGAATTCTACGTTGCGGACGAAAATTTAAAGCCGCTTAGATACGGCAAGCACGATCGCCACTTTATAATGGAGATGGAAGCGACCGTGGGTGCTGCGTGGTATAAAAACGAGCTTGGCATGATAAGTTTTAATAAGACTTTCGTCTTTTATGAGCCTACGGATGGGCTGGGCGCAGAGGAGCAAAACAGCCAGTGGAGGCACTTGAGCGAGGGCTGGGATAAATGGAAGCTAAACGATCTCGGCAACAAAGGGCGCTTCTCCACGCTTCGAGCAAAGCAGCAGTATATCCTCGGCTGGGATTACGACGCGGCTGCGAATAAATTTATCGTTGCGTCCGTGCCTAATGACGTGAGGGATTATTGGAGCGTGGCGGTGTTTGACGGCGACGATAAGATGATTTTGGAGGAATTTATTCCGCAAATCGGCTCAAATTTAAAACTAAAAGAGAGCAGGAGCCTAGGTGAATATTACGTCACGGGCATCGACGCTCAGCCTGATGCCGTTTATCTTTTGAGTAAAAATTTCTCGACCATTTTAAAGTTAAATT comes from the Campylobacter rectus genome and includes:
- a CDS encoding disulfide bond formation protein B → MQNLEQNQILAAERGFFNLMSLAIIALVALPVGIACLALGFGMGDSPCVMCWAERITMIAISLIALFILRYGLRPGYVAALLLMACWGMFNGFIHYSLDGTFGGYLDIKQGFGLEILGAHTQLWVIVVDFCVIAFLAVIFLCSKNLGEIMKKSASGEYGEFLRYLPLGKIANLIFIVIIAANCAQAFIVSGPPPYLGSSTPARLSLDPAKWFWEKDHWQSALDFRFDWNPELPDLPN